The Staphylococcus carnosus genome has a segment encoding these proteins:
- a CDS encoding transglycosylase domain-containing protein, translating to MTERKGTSNSKNGKSGKKQNKSVKRTIIKIIGFILIAFIVLALIGVLLFAYYAWKAPAFTDAKLQDPIPAKIYDKNGDLVKTLDNGQRRAHVDLKDVPTHMKDAVLATEDNRFYKHGALDYKRLFGAVGKNITGGFGSQGASTLTQQVVKRSFLTDQKSIGRKAQEAYLSYRLEQEYSKDDIFQIYLNKIYYSDGVYGVKAAAKYYFDKDLKDLTLPEEAYLAGLPQVPNLYNVYDHPKEAESRKDTVLYLMHYHHRISEAEMKKAQDTPIEKNLVKRNAEQRAIKADDKDPEMDSYVNFVKTELMAHPKYKDKNLGDVLNSGVKIYTNMDSSVQKSLQDHINNGNYYKNDDQQVGSTIVDSKTGGLVAISGGRNFKDVVDRNLATDAHPTGSSLKPFLAYGPAIENMQWATNHALQDESEYMVDGTTFRNYDTKSHGTVTLYDALRQSFNIPALKAWQQTKQDAGDDAPKNFAKKVGLNYQSEIGPSEVLGGSASEFSPTDLASAFAALANGGEYNQAHAITKVVDQDGATTEFDWKHHRAMHDYTAYMLSEVLKGTFEAWGSAYGHGVSGVNLAAKTGTGTYGSETYQQYNLPDDAAKDVWINGFTPKYSMSVWMGFNKVKQYGENSFVGHSEQEYPQYLLEDVMSDISPRDGADFKKPSSVDGSSKEDLSVAGHPDNDTTNRKVNSNGTVNGGSSSSNSGSNNSSGQSNQQGNNSQGNNNQQGNNSQGNNNQQSGNALTKFFNLNAIFNDKAS from the coding sequence ATGACGGAAAGAAAAGGGACTTCCAATTCTAAGAATGGAAAGTCCGGTAAAAAACAGAATAAGAGTGTTAAAAGGACAATCATCAAGATTATTGGCTTTATACTTATTGCCTTTATCGTTTTAGCGTTGATTGGGGTCCTTTTGTTTGCATATTATGCATGGAAAGCACCTGCTTTTACAGATGCGAAATTGCAAGACCCTATCCCTGCTAAGATATATGATAAGAACGGTGACTTGGTTAAAACGCTTGATAATGGTCAGAGACGAGCGCATGTAGACTTGAAAGATGTTCCAACGCATATGAAAGATGCAGTATTAGCGACTGAAGATAATCGTTTTTACAAACATGGCGCATTAGACTACAAACGTTTATTTGGGGCTGTAGGTAAAAACATTACCGGTGGTTTCGGTTCACAAGGTGCATCTACTTTAACGCAACAAGTTGTTAAACGCTCATTCTTAACAGACCAAAAATCAATCGGTCGTAAAGCACAAGAAGCGTACTTATCATATCGCCTTGAGCAAGAGTATAGTAAAGATGATATCTTCCAGATTTATTTGAACAAAATTTACTATTCTGATGGTGTTTATGGTGTTAAGGCAGCAGCAAAATACTACTTCGATAAAGACTTGAAAGATTTAACTTTACCTGAAGAAGCGTATTTAGCTGGTTTACCTCAAGTACCAAACTTGTATAACGTATATGATCATCCTAAAGAAGCGGAATCTCGTAAAGATACAGTTTTATACTTAATGCACTATCATCATAGAATTTCTGAAGCTGAAATGAAAAAAGCTCAAGATACTCCTATCGAGAAAAACCTTGTGAAGCGTAATGCTGAGCAACGTGCGATTAAGGCTGATGACAAAGATCCGGAAATGGATTCTTATGTTAACTTTGTTAAAACTGAATTGATGGCTCATCCTAAATATAAAGATAAAAATTTAGGTGATGTCTTGAACAGTGGTGTTAAAATTTACACTAATATGGATTCTAGCGTTCAAAAATCATTGCAAGACCATATCAATAATGGCAACTACTATAAAAATGATGACCAACAAGTTGGTTCTACAATTGTAGATAGTAAAACTGGTGGTCTGGTTGCTATTTCAGGCGGCAGAAACTTTAAAGATGTAGTCGATAGAAACTTAGCAACAGATGCTCACCCTACTGGCTCATCATTAAAACCATTCTTAGCATATGGACCTGCAATTGAAAATATGCAATGGGCAACAAATCATGCTCTACAAGATGAATCTGAATATATGGTAGACGGAACAACATTCCGAAACTACGATACAAAGAGTCATGGTACTGTAACACTATATGATGCATTGAGACAAAGTTTCAATATTCCAGCGCTAAAAGCATGGCAACAGACTAAACAAGATGCTGGCGATGATGCACCTAAGAACTTTGCTAAGAAAGTCGGACTTAATTATCAAAGTGAAATTGGTCCATCAGAAGTACTCGGTGGTTCAGCTTCTGAATTCTCACCTACTGATTTAGCATCTGCATTCGCAGCTTTAGCTAACGGCGGTGAATATAACCAAGCTCATGCAATAACTAAAGTAGTTGATCAAGACGGAGCGACAACTGAGTTTGACTGGAAACATCATAGAGCTATGCATGATTACACAGCTTACATGCTTTCAGAAGTCTTAAAAGGTACATTTGAAGCTTGGGGTTCTGCTTATGGACACGGCGTTTCAGGTGTTAATCTAGCAGCAAAAACTGGTACAGGTACTTACGGTAGTGAAACATATCAACAATACAACTTACCTGATGATGCAGCCAAAGATGTTTGGATTAATGGTTTCACACCTAAATATTCAATGTCAGTTTGGATGGGCTTCAATAAAGTAAAACAATATGGTGAAAATTCATTTGTTGGTCATAGTGAACAAGAATATCCACAATATTTACTTGAAGATGTAATGTCAGACATTAGTCCTCGTGACGGTGCAGACTTCAAAAAACCTTCTTCTGTAGATGGTTCAAGCAAAGAAGATTTATCTGTAGCTGGACACCCAGACAACGATACTACTAATAGAAAAGTTAATAGTAACGGTACTGTAAATGGTGGCAGCAGCAGTAGTAACAGTGGTTCAAATAATAGTTCTGGACAAAGCAATCAACAAGGTAATAACAGCCAAGGCAATAATAATCAACAAGGTAATAATAGCCAAGGCAATAATAATCAACAAAGCGGAAATGCATTAACTAAATTCTTTAACCTTAATGCAATTTTCAATGATAAAGCATCATAA
- the recU gene encoding Holliday junction resolvase RecU, whose amino-acid sequence MNYPNGKPFNRNKTKVGRTNDHKSSKIKYGGRGMTLEKEIELSNDYYLSIGKAVIHKKPTPVQIVDVSYPKRSKAVIKEAYFRTPSTTDYNGIYNGYYIDFEAKETKNKTSFPLQNIHEHQVMHMKAVHEQKGIAFLLIRFKTLDEVYLLPYVPFEYFWKRYQQEIKKSITVEEIRKNGYHIPYQYQPRLNYLKAVNKLILDESEDRV is encoded by the coding sequence ATGAATTATCCAAATGGTAAACCATTTAATAGAAATAAGACTAAAGTTGGACGCACAAATGACCATAAGTCGAGTAAAATCAAATATGGTGGTCGCGGTATGACTTTGGAAAAGGAAATAGAATTATCAAATGATTACTACCTTTCGATAGGAAAAGCTGTTATTCATAAGAAACCGACACCAGTCCAAATCGTGGACGTTTCTTATCCAAAACGCAGTAAAGCAGTCATCAAAGAAGCATATTTCCGAACACCTTCTACAACTGATTATAATGGCATTTATAATGGCTATTATATTGATTTCGAAGCAAAAGAAACTAAAAACAAAACTTCTTTTCCTTTGCAAAATATACATGAACATCAAGTCATGCATATGAAAGCAGTGCACGAACAAAAAGGCATCGCTTTTCTTCTTATACGTTTTAAAACTTTGGATGAAGTGTATCTATTACCATATGTGCCATTTGAGTATTTTTGGAAAAGATATCAGCAAGAAATAAAGAAATCAATTACAGTTGAAGAAATTAGAAAAAATGGTTACCATATTCCTTATCAGTATCAACCACGTTTGAATTATCTCAAAGCCGTTAATAAGTTGATATTAGATGAAAGTGAGGACCGCGTATGA
- a CDS encoding DUF1798 family protein: protein MYNIIQQLIRYTQMMKERYQKAREGVQYSFHNDVVPFTKEIDTLIDKLNSKEEHVVSLPYMNKMKYQILIQNLETLSVECHYSSTSRKIFMDKLKSVKYDLNYIKESETKYG, encoded by the coding sequence ATGTATAATATCATTCAACAATTGATCCGATATACACAAATGATGAAAGAACGATATCAAAAAGCACGCGAGGGCGTTCAATATTCATTTCATAACGATGTTGTACCTTTTACTAAGGAAATTGATACGCTAATTGATAAACTGAATAGCAAAGAAGAACATGTCGTTTCTCTTCCTTATATGAATAAAATGAAATACCAAATCCTGATACAAAACCTTGAAACTTTATCTGTTGAATGCCACTATTCTAGTACAAGCAGAAAAATTTTCATGGATAAACTTAAAAGTGTGAAATATGATTTGAATTATATAAAGGAAAGTGAAACAAAATATGGTTAA
- a CDS encoding DUF1273 domain-containing protein, with amino-acid sequence MVKTAYVTGYKSYELNIFKENAPEIKYLKAFIENKLKSLIEEGLEWVLIQGQLGIEMWTAEVVISLKEEYPDLKLGVIAPFENHIERWNEQNQIQYQKIIEKADFTESVHHAPYEGPFQFKQTDQFMLDHTDMTVLLYDEEQEASPKYFKRMLVDFAEQTNYTCDIVTFDEINVFINDLQWSEEESFE; translated from the coding sequence ATGGTTAAAACTGCTTATGTAACAGGATATAAATCATATGAGCTTAATATTTTTAAAGAAAATGCGCCAGAAATCAAATATTTAAAAGCATTTATCGAAAATAAACTTAAGTCTTTGATTGAAGAAGGATTGGAATGGGTATTAATACAAGGGCAATTGGGCATTGAAATGTGGACAGCTGAAGTAGTTATTTCACTAAAAGAGGAATATCCGGATTTAAAATTAGGCGTTATTGCGCCCTTTGAAAATCATATTGAACGGTGGAATGAACAAAACCAAATTCAGTACCAAAAAATTATTGAAAAAGCAGATTTTACTGAATCTGTTCACCACGCGCCATATGAAGGGCCTTTTCAATTTAAACAAACTGATCAATTTATGTTGGATCATACGGACATGACAGTTTTGTTATATGATGAAGAACAAGAAGCGAGTCCTAAGTACTTTAAGCGGATGTTAGTTGATTTTGCAGAACAAACAAATTATACTTGTGATATTGTAACATTTGATGAAATTAACGTTTTCATCAATGACTTGCAGTGGTCAGAAGAAGAAAGTTTCGAATGA
- the gpsB gene encoding cell division regulator GpsB, with protein sequence MADVSLKLSAKDIYEKDFEKTLARGYRREEVDAFLDDIIADYQKMADLDSEVVKLNEENHKLKKELEELRLRVATSRPQENKNFSSNASTNNVDVLKRISNLEKAVFGK encoded by the coding sequence ATGGCAGATGTATCTTTAAAGTTATCAGCAAAAGATATTTATGAAAAAGATTTCGAAAAAACTCTTGCCCGTGGCTATAGAAGGGAAGAGGTAGATGCATTCCTAGATGACATCATTGCAGACTATCAAAAAATGGCAGATTTAGATAGTGAAGTCGTTAAATTAAATGAAGAAAATCACAAATTAAAAAAAGAACTTGAAGAATTGCGTTTACGCGTTGCAACTTCTAGACCACAAGAAAACAAGAATTTCTCATCAAATGCGAGTACGAATAATGTAGACGTTTTAAAACGCATTTCTAATTTAGAAAAAGCAGTATTTGGCAAATAA
- a CDS encoding THUMP domain-containing class I SAM-dependent RNA methyltransferase yields the protein MYQLLAVCPMGLESVVSKEVNELGYDTEVENGRIFFEGDETAIAKSNLWLRTSDRVRLVMGRFKATTFEELFEQTKNIPWESIIPVDGNFPVQGRSVKSTLHSVPDVQAIVKKAIVERLKEAYSHKGWLDETGPKYPVEVAIHKDQVLLTIDTSGSGLNKRGYRLAQGEAPIKETLAAALIRLANWNGNTPLIDPFCGSGTIAIEACLIAQNIAPGFNRSFVSETWDIMPEGLYDTLRDEADQQADYDKEVEVYAYDIDPEMVEIAKRNAEEVGLGEVIHFEVKDVNTLDIHTDKPIALIGNPPYGERIGDRDEVEEMYRYLGKLMKEHPNLSEYILTSNKEFEFLTQRKATKRRKLFNGYIECTYYQYWANKK from the coding sequence ATGTATCAATTATTAGCTGTATGTCCTATGGGGCTTGAATCAGTAGTTTCCAAAGAAGTCAATGAACTTGGTTACGATACTGAAGTCGAAAACGGTAGAATATTCTTTGAAGGTGACGAAACAGCCATTGCGAAAAGTAATCTTTGGTTACGCACATCAGATAGAGTACGATTAGTAATGGGACGCTTCAAAGCAACTACTTTTGAAGAATTATTTGAACAAACAAAAAATATTCCTTGGGAATCAATTATCCCTGTAGACGGCAATTTCCCTGTTCAAGGTCGCAGTGTTAAATCTACGTTGCATAGTGTTCCTGATGTTCAGGCAATTGTTAAAAAAGCAATTGTAGAACGTTTAAAAGAAGCTTATTCACATAAAGGTTGGTTAGATGAAACTGGGCCTAAATATCCTGTTGAAGTTGCAATTCACAAAGATCAAGTATTATTGACGATTGATACTTCTGGATCAGGATTGAATAAACGTGGTTATCGCCTTGCTCAAGGTGAAGCACCTATTAAAGAAACTCTTGCAGCAGCTTTAATTCGTCTAGCGAATTGGAATGGAAATACACCATTAATCGATCCTTTCTGCGGTTCAGGTACTATAGCGATTGAAGCTTGCTTAATTGCACAAAATATTGCACCTGGATTTAATCGCTCATTTGTTTCTGAAACTTGGGATATTATGCCAGAAGGACTTTACGACACTTTACGTGATGAAGCAGACCAACAAGCTGATTATGATAAAGAAGTAGAAGTATATGCATATGATATCGATCCTGAAATGGTTGAAATCGCAAAACGAAATGCAGAGGAAGTTGGATTAGGTGAAGTCATCCATTTTGAAGTGAAAGATGTCAACACGTTAGATATCCATACAGACAAACCTATCGCACTAATAGGAAATCCGCCATATGGTGAACGTATCGGCGATCGTGATGAAGTCGAAGAAATGTATCGTTATTTAGGTAAATTAATGAAAGAACACCCAAACTTATCAGAATACATTTTAACAAGTAATAAAGAATTTGAATTCTTAACACAACGTAAAGCAACAAAACGTAGAAAATTATTCAATGGTTACATTGAATGTACGTATTACCAATACTGGGCAAACAAAAAATAA
- the rarD gene encoding EamA family transporter RarD has product MNQEFKRGILYSLIAYILWGTLPIYWSLLNDIGPFEILAYRIILSMIFMVVLIYAMGKYTQFINNIKLLTMKQLIALTAAGYIITINWGTFIWAVNNNHVLQSSLGYYINPLVSIILAMIFLKERFTKMEWLAIIFAVIGVLYMTIKIGEFPIVSIMLALSFGFYGLLKKIVPIDALSSITYECIVTTPAALIYIIYLWTTHQTTVGFNMPTFWLLFSGAITAIPLISFSAGARRIPLSLMGFIQYVGPTLMFILGIFVYKEAFDINQLITFIFIWAGIIVYCISQYVQMKKDKNPAT; this is encoded by the coding sequence TTGAACCAAGAATTTAAACGCGGAATATTGTATTCCTTAATAGCATACATTTTATGGGGCACTCTTCCTATTTACTGGTCGTTACTCAACGATATAGGTCCATTTGAAATACTTGCATACAGAATTATCTTATCTATGATTTTCATGGTTGTTTTAATTTATGCAATGGGTAAATATACGCAGTTTATCAACAACATAAAGCTGCTGACTATGAAACAACTTATTGCTTTGACTGCTGCTGGATACATTATAACGATAAATTGGGGTACTTTTATTTGGGCTGTAAACAATAATCATGTTTTACAATCCAGCCTTGGCTATTATATTAATCCATTGGTCAGCATTATTTTGGCTATGATATTCTTAAAAGAACGTTTTACTAAAATGGAATGGTTAGCTATTATTTTTGCTGTTATCGGTGTATTATATATGACCATTAAAATAGGAGAGTTTCCTATCGTTTCAATTATGCTCGCATTATCATTTGGTTTTTATGGATTATTGAAGAAAATTGTACCAATTGATGCACTTAGCAGTATTACGTATGAATGTATTGTAACAACACCAGCTGCTTTAATTTATATCATTTATCTATGGACAACACATCAAACCACAGTCGGCTTCAATATGCCTACTTTCTGGTTATTGTTCTCAGGTGCTATTACTGCAATCCCACTTATCAGTTTTTCTGCAGGTGCTCGCAGAATACCTCTATCTTTAATGGGATTCATCCAATATGTCGGACCTACTTTAATGTTTATCCTGGGAATTTTTGTTTATAAAGAAGCCTTTGATATTAATCAGCTGATTACATTTATTTTCATCTGGGCAGGTATTATAGTCTATTGTATCTCCCAATATGTTCAAATGAAAAAAGATAAAAATCCTGCAACATAA
- a CDS encoding dynamin family protein encodes MSSTNQLDILYKLKKEVEKSNHEDLVHIINQVIKKVYLNQFTLTFVGHFSAGKSTLINLLLEQEILPSSPVPTTSNTAIVSVSDESEIIANLEGQKYTKLSDYEEVKQLNRQNGDVESVEIKFDSNKFNKGFTLQDTPGVDSNVSLHQASTEQFMFTSNIVFYTVDYNHVQSAMNFQFMKRLNHAGIPVVFVINQIDKHNDDELSFAEFKQNIDNAINEWDLDILRTFYVSKFDYPENQIDELSDFLVYQDNHRESMEDYIKRITEFITDDQLSYIQSEMQDILSILDIEEAQFDQAYLNFQQNQSVSEEAQLLNDPEKLLNYLKYQRKKILDNAYLMPHEMREKIRVYLESRVKTFKVGGLFNKKKKTEEERQARLEDVMTELQDLVNQQVRQPMREDMSFLTRFINRSSVSNAILNQHYEIPETLISDLYQEQMSISNQYVLNFCDDVVKAIHNYVKKDSDPLLKDAVKYAESQNIEEEDESADYSEYEKYIKLRELQESLETHNYQHYYIHLDDSLDKLIDRTEIKYTKEELEQPERKGKTSKKIQNDEEENIDLSVIKQGIDIIEPVPLFQQTKDDLNAAIERMDQQIVKIGVFGTFSAGKSSLINALLGDNYLVSSPNPTTAATTELSYGDSIAITLKKEEQLLAELNQLVETQQFHFDNLNDFKDTDTTALKNSLKKEQLAFVNAVKSQLDLYQDMLKDGLTHDINQDEVKKWSAEDAYAAFVETVHLKLPIDWLKNKIIVDSLGLYSNNQRHSNETEKILTSSDLILYVSYFNHSFTDNDKAFIEYMKEMNQLNENQTFKMIINAVDLAESQSDLEAVEDYVSDALEQVNMPADIYSVSSRRSLKEGDEGIDKLKESLDYFASVESKVVLQHQMKSQLEQICNSFAEMSEDFQNNRQEMEKRQNKIQEINKKGAIPETTLSTSKQHAYNEVEDQIYHLNERLKLQLFDEVRTVFNAQMTKNKDFEDEKRIAVKTYLEQIHARLYMEQTLIAERIKKFFNQQLEEQLAPVVKQLNQLHILIHPHFNIDMNKDEIDTLHIDFEQMYQSLPKKLSKKRLLQPKAQKEIQEDVTMNTVELLQDDINLLRQQLEQQVKLMGQTAEKQINAISDEIHQQADELLKVKLDTSLIKQIDSAHAELKSIL; translated from the coding sequence ATGTCTAGTACGAACCAATTAGATATTTTATATAAATTAAAAAAAGAAGTGGAAAAATCTAACCACGAAGATTTAGTACATATTATTAATCAAGTCATCAAGAAAGTATATTTAAATCAATTCACTTTGACTTTTGTAGGTCACTTTTCAGCCGGAAAGTCTACACTGATCAATTTATTATTAGAACAAGAAATTTTACCGAGTTCTCCAGTGCCGACAACAAGTAATACAGCGATTGTATCAGTATCAGACGAAAGTGAAATTATTGCGAACTTAGAGGGTCAAAAATATACAAAACTTAGTGATTATGAAGAGGTCAAACAATTAAACAGACAAAACGGGGATGTTGAATCTGTAGAAATAAAATTCGACTCAAATAAATTTAATAAAGGATTTACTCTACAAGATACTCCTGGAGTTGACTCAAACGTATCATTGCACCAAGCTTCTACAGAACAATTCATGTTCACAAGTAATATCGTATTCTATACAGTTGATTATAATCATGTTCAATCTGCAATGAACTTCCAATTTATGAAACGACTTAATCATGCAGGAATTCCTGTTGTATTTGTAATTAATCAAATTGACAAGCATAATGACGACGAATTATCATTTGCAGAATTCAAACAAAATATTGATAATGCCATTAATGAATGGGACTTGGATATACTAAGAACTTTCTATGTATCTAAGTTTGATTATCCAGAAAACCAAATTGATGAACTATCAGACTTCTTGGTATATCAAGATAATCATCGAGAATCAATGGAAGATTATATTAAACGTATTACAGAATTTATTACTGATGATCAACTTTCATATATACAATCTGAAATGCAAGATATTTTAAGTATCTTAGATATAGAGGAAGCACAATTCGATCAGGCATATCTCAATTTCCAACAAAACCAATCAGTAAGTGAAGAAGCACAATTACTGAATGACCCTGAAAAATTATTAAACTACCTTAAATATCAACGTAAAAAAATTCTAGATAATGCTTATCTTATGCCTCATGAAATGCGAGAAAAAATCAGAGTATATTTAGAAAGCAGGGTAAAAACTTTTAAAGTCGGCGGTCTCTTTAATAAAAAGAAAAAAACTGAAGAAGAACGTCAAGCGCGTTTAGAAGACGTAATGACTGAATTACAGGATCTCGTCAATCAACAAGTGAGACAGCCAATGCGTGAAGATATGTCCTTTTTAACTCGATTTATAAATCGTTCATCTGTTAGTAATGCTATTTTAAATCAACATTATGAGATTCCAGAAACTTTAATTTCTGATTTGTATCAAGAGCAAATGAGTATTAGCAATCAATATGTTTTAAATTTCTGTGATGACGTAGTCAAAGCAATCCATAATTATGTAAAGAAAGATTCTGACCCGCTCTTAAAAGATGCTGTAAAATATGCTGAATCTCAAAACATTGAAGAAGAAGATGAATCTGCTGATTATAGTGAATATGAAAAATATATCAAGTTACGAGAATTACAAGAATCTCTCGAAACACATAACTATCAACATTATTATATTCACTTAGATGACTCTCTAGATAAATTAATTGATCGTACTGAAATTAAATATACAAAAGAAGAATTAGAACAACCTGAGCGAAAAGGAAAAACAAGCAAAAAAATTCAGAACGATGAAGAAGAGAATATTGATCTATCTGTTATCAAACAAGGTATTGATATTATTGAACCCGTGCCACTTTTCCAACAAACAAAAGACGATTTGAATGCAGCAATTGAAAGAATGGATCAACAAATTGTGAAAATAGGAGTTTTTGGTACATTCAGTGCTGGTAAAAGCAGTTTAATAAACGCGTTATTAGGTGATAATTATCTTGTTAGTTCACCAAATCCGACAACAGCTGCTACAACAGAACTTTCTTATGGGGATTCAATTGCGATTACCTTAAAAAAAGAAGAGCAATTATTAGCTGAATTAAATCAACTTGTAGAAACACAACAGTTTCACTTTGATAATTTAAATGATTTTAAAGATACTGATACAACTGCTTTAAAAAATTCGTTAAAAAAGGAACAATTAGCTTTTGTAAATGCAGTTAAATCACAATTAGATTTATACCAAGATATGTTAAAAGATGGTCTTACTCACGATATTAATCAAGATGAAGTTAAAAAATGGAGTGCTGAAGATGCTTATGCAGCATTTGTAGAAACCGTTCATTTAAAATTGCCTATTGATTGGCTTAAAAATAAAATTATCGTGGATTCTTTAGGTTTATATTCAAATAACCAAAGACATTCTAACGAAACAGAAAAGATTTTAACTTCTTCTGACTTAATTTTATACGTCAGCTACTTCAATCATTCGTTTACGGACAATGACAAAGCATTTATTGAATATATGAAAGAAATGAATCAATTAAATGAAAATCAAACATTCAAAATGATTATCAACGCTGTTGATTTAGCTGAATCTCAAAGTGATTTAGAAGCTGTTGAAGATTATGTATCAGATGCTTTAGAACAAGTGAACATGCCTGCAGATATTTATTCTGTTTCTAGCAGACGTTCATTAAAAGAAGGCGATGAAGGCATTGATAAACTTAAAGAAAGCTTAGATTATTTTGCTTCTGTTGAATCTAAAGTTGTATTACAACATCAAATGAAATCACAATTAGAACAAATCTGTAATTCCTTTGCTGAAATGTCTGAGGATTTTCAAAATAATCGCCAAGAAATGGAAAAACGTCAGAATAAAATACAAGAAATTAATAAAAAAGGTGCAATCCCAGAAACAACTTTATCGACTTCTAAACAACATGCTTATAACGAAGTCGAAGATCAGATTTATCATTTAAATGAACGTTTAAAACTTCAACTTTTTGATGAAGTCAGAACTGTATTTAATGCACAAATGACTAAAAATAAAGATTTTGAAGATGAGAAGCGAATCGCAGTAAAAACTTATTTGGAACAAATTCATGCAAGACTTTATATGGAACAGACATTAATTGCTGAGCGAATTAAAAAGTTCTTTAATCAACAATTGGAAGAACAGCTTGCTCCAGTGGTAAAACAATTAAATCAGTTGCATATTTTGATACATCCTCACTTTAATATCGATATGAATAAAGATGAAATCGATACATTACACATAGATTTCGAGCAAATGTATCAATCACTTCCAAAAAAATTATCTAAAAAACGTTTATTACAGCCTAAAGCTCAAAAAGAAATTCAAGAAGACGTTACGATGAATACAGTAGAATTACTGCAAGATGATATCAACCTTTTACGTCAACAATTAGAACAACAAGTGAAGCTGATGGGCCAAACTGCTGAAAAACAAATTAATGCTATTTCAGATGAAATACATCAACAAGCTGACGAATTGCTTAAAGTTAAATTAGATACATCATTAATTAAGCAAATTGATTCAGCTCATGCAGAACTAAAATCAATTTTATAA
- a CDS encoding 5'-3' exonuclease, whose product MSNRVLLVDGMALLFRHFYATSIHNQYMRNREGTPTNGVQGFIRHIFSAIEDINPTHIAVCWDMGQQTFRNEVFTAYKQHRPAPPDELKPQFDLVKQMSEALGFINIGVQNYEADDVIGTLSNNLSKENKIYIVTGDKDILQCINPNVQVWLTKKGFNIYNRYDLERYQAEYNLNPLQLIDIKAFMGDSADGYPGVKGIGEKTALKLIQQYQSVENVINHIDELTPGQQKKIISHMDDLKLSKQLAAIHTEVPLDIEALFNKMQYQVDYINAMQICDDHDLKVSSKFINREFMPF is encoded by the coding sequence ATGAGTAATAGAGTATTGCTTGTAGATGGAATGGCGCTTTTATTTCGCCATTTCTATGCTACAAGTATCCATAACCAATATATGAGAAATAGGGAAGGTACACCTACAAACGGTGTGCAAGGATTTATTAGACATATTTTTTCTGCTATCGAAGATATTAATCCTACTCATATTGCTGTATGTTGGGATATGGGTCAACAAACTTTCAGAAACGAAGTGTTTACAGCCTACAAACAACATCGTCCAGCACCACCAGATGAACTTAAGCCACAATTTGATTTAGTTAAACAAATGTCAGAAGCATTAGGTTTTATAAATATAGGTGTGCAAAACTATGAAGCAGATGATGTAATAGGCACTTTAAGCAACAATTTATCAAAAGAGAATAAAATATATATAGTTACTGGAGATAAAGATATTTTGCAATGCATCAATCCAAACGTTCAAGTTTGGTTAACCAAAAAAGGATTTAATATCTATAATCGTTATGATTTAGAGCGTTATCAAGCGGAATATAATTTAAATCCGCTTCAACTTATAGATATTAAAGCTTTTATGGGAGATAGTGCTGATGGCTATCCTGGTGTTAAAGGAATCGGTGAAAAAACTGCATTAAAATTGATTCAACAATATCAATCTGTTGAAAATGTAATTAATCATATTGACGAATTAACACCTGGACAACAAAAGAAAATCATTAGTCATATGGATGATTTAAAATTATCTAAACAACTTGCCGCTATTCATACTGAGGTGCCATTGGATATAGAAGCATTATTTAATAAAATGCAATATCAAGTGGATTATATCAATGCCATGCAAATATGCGATGATCATGATCTAAAAGTTTCAAGTAAATTTATCAATAGAGAATTCATGCCATTCTAA